A region from the Candidatus Limnocylindria bacterium genome encodes:
- a CDS encoding Glu/Leu/Phe/Val dehydrogenase: MTLSTPAPTHPGRELRDSSLRQLDSAARALNLDPGMHKFLRTPERTLIVSVPVMLEEGQLEVYTGYRVQHSTGRGPGKGGIRFHPGVTLEEVEGLAMLMTWKCAVTDLPLGGAKGGVAVDPHRLTRRQVERLTKRYTAAIMPIIGPEQDIPAPDVNTDESTMAWIVDTVTMMTGHHSPEVVTGKPIELGGSRGRTEATGRGVAFVTLEAVKRAGRRPDNTRVAVQGFGNVGSVTAKILAAAGCKIVAVSDVSGGYAAPQGIDIPAAIEHVRRHPKRLLEGLPGLSKISNAELLAMDVDVLVPAALEGQITADNVHEVRAKIIVEGANGPTTADADRTLADRGVTIMPDVLANAGGVVVSYFEWVQSRAQFYWELDEVEKRLEIYMRRASDLVLAKAKAYDCTPREAAFIVAVERVASAIEKRGIFP, from the coding sequence GTGACGCTGAGCACGCCAGCGCCCACCCATCCGGGTCGAGAGCTACGCGACTCGTCGCTGCGCCAGCTCGATAGCGCGGCGCGCGCGCTCAACCTCGATCCCGGCATGCACAAGTTCCTCCGCACGCCGGAACGAACGCTCATCGTGTCCGTCCCGGTGATGCTCGAGGAGGGACAGCTCGAGGTCTACACCGGCTACCGCGTCCAGCACTCGACCGGCCGCGGTCCCGGAAAGGGCGGCATCCGATTCCATCCGGGCGTCACGCTCGAAGAGGTCGAAGGCCTCGCAATGCTCATGACCTGGAAGTGCGCCGTCACGGACCTCCCGCTCGGGGGCGCGAAGGGCGGCGTCGCGGTCGATCCGCACAGGCTCACGCGCCGTCAGGTCGAGCGCCTCACGAAGCGATACACCGCCGCGATCATGCCGATCATCGGCCCGGAGCAAGACATCCCCGCGCCCGACGTGAACACCGATGAATCGACGATGGCGTGGATCGTCGACACGGTCACGATGATGACCGGCCACCATTCGCCCGAGGTCGTCACCGGCAAGCCCATCGAGCTCGGCGGATCGCGCGGGCGGACCGAGGCGACCGGACGCGGCGTCGCGTTCGTCACTCTGGAGGCCGTCAAGCGCGCCGGCCGCCGTCCCGACAACACGCGCGTCGCGGTCCAGGGCTTCGGCAATGTCGGCAGCGTCACCGCGAAGATCCTCGCCGCGGCCGGCTGCAAGATCGTCGCGGTCTCGGACGTAAGTGGTGGCTACGCGGCGCCGCAGGGGATCGACATCCCTGCGGCGATCGAGCACGTGCGTCGGCATCCGAAGCGGCTTCTCGAGGGACTCCCCGGTCTCTCCAAGATCAGCAACGCCGAGCTGCTCGCGATGGACGTCGATGTGCTCGTCCCGGCCGCGCTCGAGGGTCAGATCACGGCCGACAACGTCCACGAGGTCCGCGCGAAGATCATCGTCGAGGGCGCGAACGGGCCGACCACCGCCGACGCCGACCGCACGCTCGCGGACCGAGGCGTGACGATCATGCCCGACGTGCTCGCGAATGCAGGCGGTGTTGTCGTCTCGTACTTCGAGTGGGTGCAGAGCCGCGCGCAGTTCTACTGGGAGCTCGACGAGGTCGAGAAGCGCCTGGAGATCTACATGCGCCGTGCGAGCGATCTCGTGCTCGCGAAAGCGAAGGCATACGACTGCACGCCGCGCGAGGCCGCGTTCATCGTCGCGGTCGAACGCGTCGCGAGCGCGATCGAGAAGCGGGGGATCTTCCCCTAA
- a CDS encoding FKBP-type peptidyl-prolyl cis-trans isomerase codes for MATKPSVDIPAGPPLAELVREDLVIGTGAEATRGKTVEVHYVGVAWSTKKQFDASWDRGETFDFPLGAGRVIRGWDDGVAGMRVGGRRRLTIPPAMGYGARGAGGAIGPNETLVFIVDLLAVR; via the coding sequence GTGGCCACGAAGCCGAGCGTCGACATCCCGGCGGGCCCGCCTCTCGCTGAGCTCGTGCGCGAGGACCTCGTCATCGGCACGGGTGCGGAGGCGACACGGGGCAAGACCGTCGAGGTCCATTACGTGGGCGTCGCCTGGTCGACGAAGAAGCAGTTCGATGCGTCGTGGGACCGGGGCGAGACCTTTGACTTCCCGCTCGGCGCGGGCCGTGTGATCCGCGGCTGGGATGACGGCGTCGCAGGCATGCGGGTGGGCGGACGCCGCCGTCTCACGATCCCGCCCGCGATGGGCTACGGCGCGCGCGGCGCGGGCGGCGCGATCGGCCCGAACGAGACGCTGGTGTTCATCGTCGACCTGCTCGCGGTCCGCTAG
- a CDS encoding SIMPL domain-containing protein gives MTALRVTALIASILCLAILVTPAVASGPVNASAAAPASDAPTVTAVGIGIAQSQADPLAVAQTLYVNIQTTVDGASVQAAADDMVARLDTIKGALVKVGVPADGIRMAGFNVSPMFAGKPAPFPAEKSPTQPQVSALMLSGNLTADVPSIRLLVAAMNAATANGATSVNANGGKGGAPFGSVQPSAGELAKATDAAVANARTNAEALAAASGRQLGGIRSVSSSQLPMLGCCPPNSGWTVQVMVTFDFAP, from the coding sequence GTGACAGCCCTTCGCGTCACCGCACTCATCGCTTCCATCTTGTGTCTGGCGATCCTCGTGACTCCCGCCGTGGCATCCGGTCCCGTCAATGCATCGGCAGCCGCGCCGGCCTCGGACGCTCCCACCGTTACCGCCGTGGGTATCGGCATCGCCCAGTCGCAGGCCGATCCTCTCGCGGTCGCACAGACGCTGTACGTCAACATTCAGACGACCGTGGATGGAGCGAGCGTGCAAGCCGCCGCTGACGACATGGTCGCGCGGCTCGACACGATCAAGGGTGCGCTCGTCAAGGTGGGCGTCCCGGCCGATGGCATCCGCATGGCCGGGTTCAATGTCAGCCCGATGTTCGCCGGAAAGCCCGCACCATTCCCCGCGGAGAAGAGTCCGACGCAGCCGCAGGTCAGCGCGCTCATGCTGAGCGGCAACCTCACGGCGGACGTTCCCTCGATCCGCCTGCTCGTGGCCGCGATGAACGCGGCGACGGCGAACGGCGCCACCAGCGTCAACGCCAATGGGGGCAAAGGCGGCGCTCCCTTTGGGAGCGTGCAGCCGTCAGCGGGCGAGCTCGCAAAGGCGACCGACGCGGCCGTGGCCAACGCGCGCACGAACGCTGAGGCCCTCGCTGCTGCGAGCGGCAGGCAGCTCGGCGGGATCCGTTCGGTCTCCTCGTCGCAGCTGCCGATGCTGGGGTGCTGTCCACCGAACTCCGGGTGGACCGTCCAGGTCATGGTGACCTTCGACTTCGCACCGTAG
- the argC gene encoding N-acetyl-gamma-glutamyl-phosphate reductase has product MPVKVAIVGATGYAGGELARLLLRHPEARLVAAVARGRQGEALRDVQPHLHAAPSSLVVGGDPGDAEVVFTALPAGEAAKLAPAWLAEGRAVIDIGSDFRLRDPKDYERWYSYTHPAPELLKEAVYGLTELTRSRLRAARVVANPGCYPTATLLALLPALKADLVEDDLVVDAKSGVSGAGHNVDDAYLFGTIDESVRPYGVPKHRHTPEIAQEVRGMSGRAPRLTFTPHLIPMTRGLIATCYATLRDGVDAARVADAYATAYAEEPFVRVTSSYPATKATLGSNWCLVHAVVDAPNRRLVAFGALDNLVKGAAGSAIQNLNAMRGFPETMGLDALPLWP; this is encoded by the coding sequence ATGCCGGTGAAGGTCGCGATCGTCGGGGCGACGGGCTACGCGGGTGGGGAGCTGGCGCGGTTGCTGCTGCGCCACCCCGAGGCGCGGCTCGTCGCCGCCGTCGCCCGCGGCCGCCAGGGCGAGGCGCTGCGTGACGTCCAGCCGCACCTCCACGCCGCGCCGTCGTCGCTGGTCGTCGGTGGCGATCCCGGCGACGCCGAGGTCGTCTTCACAGCGCTGCCGGCGGGAGAGGCTGCGAAGCTCGCGCCGGCGTGGCTGGCGGAAGGCCGCGCGGTCATCGACATCGGTAGCGACTTCCGGCTCCGCGATCCCAAGGACTACGAGCGCTGGTACTCGTACACGCATCCCGCGCCGGAGCTGCTGAAGGAAGCGGTCTACGGACTCACGGAGCTGACCCGCAGCCGCCTCCGCGCTGCGCGCGTCGTCGCGAATCCCGGCTGCTATCCCACCGCAACGCTCCTGGCGCTGCTTCCGGCTCTCAAGGCGGATCTCGTCGAGGACGACCTCGTCGTCGATGCGAAGTCGGGCGTGTCCGGAGCCGGCCACAACGTCGACGATGCCTATCTCTTCGGAACGATCGACGAGAGCGTGCGGCCGTACGGCGTGCCGAAGCATCGGCACACACCCGAGATCGCGCAAGAGGTGCGCGGAATGTCGGGACGGGCGCCGCGCCTCACCTTCACGCCGCACCTCATCCCGATGACGCGTGGCCTCATCGCCACCTGCTACGCGACCCTGCGTGACGGCGTCGACGCGGCACGCGTCGCCGACGCGTATGCGACGGCGTACGCGGAGGAGCCATTCGTACGCGTCACGAGCTCGTACCCGGCGACGAAGGCAACGCTCGGGAGCAACTGGTGTCTGGTGCACGCCGTCGTGGACGCGCCGAACCGGCGTCTCGTCGCGTTCGGCGCGCTCGACAACCTCGTGAAGGGCGCCGCCGGATCGGCGATCCAGAACCTGAACGCGATGCGCGGTTTTCCCGAGACGATGGGTCTCGACGCGCTGCCGCTCTGGCCATGA
- the argJ gene encoding bifunctional glutamate N-acetyltransferase/amino-acid acetyltransferase ArgJ: MTDGRGVTFAHGFRAGAAKAGVKHGRPERLDVALIVSERPCVAAAVFTTNQVIAAPCVVTRRHVERGPLRAIVVNSGNANACTGEQGERDAIAMAEAAAAVVGCSPYEIAVASTGVIGFKLPVERIAAVLPGIELTEVGWDDTSRAMMTTDTRPKVTERELNLTAGTVRIGGVAKGAGMIHPNMATLLAFITTDAVVEASDLRRIVSRAADTTFNAISVDGDTSTNDTLLVLANGASGVTPRGADLATFEEGVRTVCADLARMIVADGEGATKVFEVRVRGAASAADARLAARTITNSNLVRTAIHGGDPNWGRILAAAGRSGARVDDRKASVRIGDLFVYRSGAPLVVADADVRALFAADAIEIEVTLGLGEGQAVAWGCDLSAEYVRINAEYMT; the protein is encoded by the coding sequence ATGACCGACGGTCGCGGCGTCACATTCGCGCACGGCTTCCGCGCCGGAGCGGCGAAAGCGGGCGTGAAGCACGGACGGCCGGAGCGCCTGGACGTGGCGCTCATCGTGTCGGAGCGGCCGTGCGTCGCAGCGGCGGTCTTCACCACGAACCAGGTCATCGCCGCCCCCTGCGTCGTGACTCGCCGCCACGTCGAGCGTGGGCCACTGCGCGCCATCGTCGTGAACTCAGGCAACGCGAACGCGTGCACGGGGGAGCAGGGCGAGCGCGATGCGATCGCGATGGCGGAAGCCGCGGCGGCCGTCGTGGGCTGCTCCCCGTACGAGATCGCGGTCGCGAGCACCGGCGTGATCGGCTTCAAGCTGCCGGTCGAGCGGATCGCTGCGGTGCTTCCGGGCATCGAGCTCACTGAGGTCGGCTGGGATGACACCTCGCGCGCGATGATGACGACGGACACGCGCCCCAAGGTGACCGAGCGCGAGCTGAATCTCACGGCGGGCACGGTGCGCATCGGTGGGGTCGCGAAGGGCGCGGGGATGATCCATCCGAACATGGCCACGCTTCTCGCGTTCATCACGACGGATGCGGTCGTCGAGGCCAGCGACCTGCGGCGCATCGTCTCGCGCGCAGCGGACACGACGTTCAACGCGATCTCGGTCGATGGGGACACGAGCACCAACGACACCTTGCTCGTCCTGGCGAACGGCGCCTCAGGCGTCACGCCGAGGGGCGCGGACCTCGCGACGTTCGAGGAGGGCGTTCGCACCGTATGTGCGGATCTCGCGCGAATGATCGTCGCCGACGGCGAGGGCGCCACGAAGGTGTTCGAGGTCCGCGTTCGCGGAGCCGCTTCAGCAGCCGACGCGCGCCTCGCGGCTCGGACGATCACCAACTCGAACCTCGTGCGCACCGCAATCCACGGCGGCGACCCCAACTGGGGTCGGATACTGGCTGCCGCGGGCCGCTCCGGCGCGCGAGTGGACGACCGCAAGGCGAGCGTGCGCATCGGCGATCTCTTCGTCTATCGGAGTGGCGCGCCGCTCGTCGTCGCCGATGCCGACGTGCGTGCATTGTTCGCGGCAGACGCGATCGAGATCGAGGTGACGCTCGGTCTCGGCGAAGGTCAGGCCGTGGCGTGGGGCTGCGACCTGTCGGCGGAATACGTGCGCATCAACGCCGAGTACATGACGTGA
- the argB gene encoding acetylglutamate kinase: protein MSDVLVLKIGGSIMGDEAAALDVVAALNDAGHSLVVVHGGGPLATEWSGRLGLETRFVRGLRVTDAATRDVALATMAGLANSRVVAALIAREVPAVGLSGIDGGMLRAEREDAELGLVGRVSLVDSALLEELLAAGRVPVVAPAALDKKDGEILNVNGDGVAGALAASLGARLLVFVTDVPGVRSKDGKVITSLDAARAKALVDDGTIEGGMVPKVEACLIAASAGCRCAIVAARGADAIERLLTGEQVGTVFEAAA from the coding sequence GTGAGCGACGTCCTGGTGCTCAAGATCGGTGGCTCGATCATGGGTGATGAGGCCGCGGCCCTCGATGTCGTGGCGGCGCTCAACGACGCGGGTCATTCGCTCGTCGTCGTGCACGGTGGTGGTCCGCTCGCGACGGAATGGTCGGGACGGCTCGGTCTGGAGACTCGTTTCGTCCGCGGGCTGCGCGTCACCGACGCCGCGACACGCGACGTCGCTCTGGCCACCATGGCCGGACTCGCCAACTCGCGCGTCGTGGCGGCGCTGATCGCGCGCGAGGTGCCCGCGGTCGGACTGTCGGGGATCGACGGCGGAATGCTGCGCGCGGAGCGCGAGGACGCGGAGCTTGGTCTCGTCGGCCGGGTGAGCCTCGTCGACAGCGCGCTGCTCGAAGAGTTGCTCGCGGCGGGACGTGTGCCGGTCGTGGCGCCCGCGGCGCTGGATAAGAAGGACGGCGAGATCCTCAACGTGAACGGTGACGGCGTGGCTGGCGCGCTCGCCGCGAGCCTGGGCGCGCGGCTGCTGGTGTTCGTGACCGACGTCCCGGGTGTGCGCTCGAAGGATGGCAAGGTCATCACGTCGCTCGATGCCGCGCGCGCGAAGGCGCTCGTCGACGACGGCACGATCGAGGGCGGCATGGTGCCCAAGGTCGAGGCCTGCCTGATCGCCGCGAGCGCCGGGTGCCGGTGCGCGATCGTCGCAGCGCGCGGCGCCGACGCGATCGAGCGACTGCTCACCGGCGAGCAGGTTGGCACCGTCTTCGAGGCCGCGGCATGA
- a CDS encoding arginine repressor, giving the protein MREALTRKHHRQQALVRLVRQGRLSTQEELVRALKNAGFPSTQATVSRDIVELGLVKVARDGAHIYAPPSVVSQGGTDRLRRFSEDYPVEAAVAANMVVLRSSPGTANALGAALDASGLTEILGTLAGDDTVFVATSTERHARSLLTRLTAFGIARREKS; this is encoded by the coding sequence ATGAGAGAGGCGCTCACGCGCAAGCATCACCGGCAGCAGGCACTGGTGCGCCTGGTCCGTCAGGGGCGCCTATCGACGCAGGAAGAGCTCGTGCGCGCGCTCAAGAACGCAGGGTTCCCGTCGACGCAGGCAACGGTGTCGCGCGACATCGTCGAGCTCGGCCTGGTGAAGGTCGCGCGCGATGGGGCACACATCTACGCGCCGCCCTCCGTCGTGAGCCAGGGCGGCACGGATCGCCTGCGCCGTTTCAGCGAGGACTATCCGGTCGAGGCGGCGGTCGCGGCGAACATGGTCGTCCTGCGCTCCTCGCCGGGCACAGCGAACGCGCTCGGCGCGGCGCTCGACGCGTCGGGGCTCACCGAGATCCTCGGTACGCTCGCTGGCGACGACACCGTCTTCGTCGCGACCTCGACCGAGCGGCATGCGCGTTCCCTGCTCACGCGTCTCACCGCGTTCGGCATCGCCCGAAGGGAGAAGTCATGA
- a CDS encoding argininosuccinate synthase, translating into MTAPEHRGETCVLAYSGGLDTSVAVAWLRETHGFEVVTCTGDLGSVRDLEQIQKKAIASGARKAIVQDARDIFVRFFVWPALQAGALYEERYPLATALGRPLLAKLLVDAAREENARFVAHGCTGKGNDQVRFDLAVGALAPDLKVIAPMRGGMNMTRDEEIEYARERGIPVEATKQSPYSVDENLWGRSIEAGVLEDPWGAPPRDVFQWTVDADEAPAKPREIVIGFREGLPISLDGDETLGIELVERLNKLGGKYGVGRIDQIENRLVGIKSREIYEAPAAVILHLAHRALEDMVLTKETLRFKAQVAQEYADLVYNGLWFTAHHQDLAAYVRSTQRFVSGEIRVRLHRGAATIAGRRSPHSLYSTALATYGKGDQFDHKASEGFITVFGLPLRTQARIQSLWGEGSEAMLDVPKKALEAPQAKKKTR; encoded by the coding sequence ATGACCGCGCCGGAGCACAGGGGGGAGACCTGCGTCCTCGCGTACTCAGGCGGCCTCGACACGAGCGTCGCGGTGGCGTGGCTGCGCGAGACGCACGGCTTCGAGGTCGTGACGTGCACCGGCGACCTCGGCTCGGTCCGCGACCTCGAGCAGATCCAGAAGAAGGCGATCGCGAGCGGCGCGCGCAAGGCGATCGTGCAGGACGCGCGCGACATCTTCGTGCGCTTCTTCGTGTGGCCGGCGCTGCAGGCCGGCGCGCTGTATGAGGAACGCTATCCGCTTGCGACCGCACTGGGTCGGCCGCTGCTGGCGAAGCTGCTCGTCGACGCGGCGCGTGAGGAGAACGCTCGCTTCGTCGCGCACGGGTGCACCGGCAAGGGGAACGACCAGGTGCGCTTCGACCTCGCCGTCGGAGCGCTTGCCCCGGACCTCAAGGTGATCGCGCCGATGCGAGGCGGTATGAACATGACACGCGACGAGGAGATCGAATACGCGCGCGAGCGCGGCATTCCTGTTGAGGCAACCAAGCAGAGCCCGTATAGCGTCGATGAGAACCTGTGGGGTCGCTCGATCGAGGCCGGAGTTCTCGAAGATCCGTGGGGCGCGCCGCCGCGCGACGTGTTCCAGTGGACCGTCGATGCCGACGAGGCGCCCGCGAAGCCGCGCGAGATCGTGATCGGATTCCGCGAGGGGCTGCCGATCAGCCTCGACGGCGACGAGACCCTGGGCATCGAGCTCGTCGAGCGTTTGAACAAGCTCGGTGGCAAGTACGGGGTGGGCCGCATCGACCAGATCGAGAACCGGCTCGTGGGCATCAAGTCGCGTGAGATCTACGAGGCGCCGGCGGCCGTCATCCTCCATCTTGCGCACCGCGCGCTCGAGGACATGGTGCTGACCAAAGAGACGCTGCGCTTCAAGGCGCAGGTCGCGCAGGAGTACGCCGACCTCGTCTACAACGGCCTGTGGTTCACGGCACATCATCAAGACCTCGCGGCGTACGTACGCAGCACGCAGCGCTTCGTGAGTGGCGAGATCCGCGTGCGCCTCCATCGCGGGGCGGCGACGATCGCCGGCCGCCGCTCACCGCACTCCCTCTATTCGACAGCGCTCGCGACGTATGGCAAGGGCGACCAGTTCGACCACAAGGCGTCCGAGGGCTTCATCACCGTCTTCGGTCTGCCGCTCCGCACGCAGGCGCGGATCCAGTCGCTCTGGGGTGAGGGGAGCGAGGCGATGCTCGATGTGCCGAAGAAGGCGCTCGAAGCCCCGCAGGCGAAGAAGAAGACCAGGTGA